One Nostoc punctiforme PCC 73102 DNA window includes the following coding sequences:
- the folB gene encoding dihydroneopterin aldolase: MDCIHLTGIRGYGYTGYLPEEQVLGQWFEVDVRLWLDISTAAKTDAIEDTLDYRSVISLIQHLIKTSKFALVEKLVATIADSILQECDRVTQVQVILSKPAAPIPDFGGKISIELTKSKSNL, encoded by the coding sequence ATGGACTGCATTCATTTAACGGGAATTCGCGGCTATGGCTACACTGGGTATCTACCAGAAGAACAGGTGCTAGGACAATGGTTTGAGGTGGATGTGAGGTTATGGTTGGATATCTCCACAGCGGCCAAGACTGACGCGATCGAAGACACTTTAGATTATCGCAGCGTCATTAGCTTGATACAACATCTGATCAAAACGTCTAAATTCGCTTTGGTGGAGAAATTGGTAGCAACGATCGCAGATTCTATTCTCCAAGAGTGCGATCGTGTAACACAAGTCCAAGTCATTCTGAGCAAACCTGCTGCACCTATTCCAGATTTTGGTGGCAAAATTAGCATTGAACTTACTAAAAGTAAGTCCAATCTCTGA
- a CDS encoding diguanylate cyclase domain-containing protein: MFARKILVVEDEKIIASNIRKSLQKLGYSVSETTKSGEEAIKKVAETHPHLVLIDICLAGEIDGVNVADIIQNHFHVPVVYLTECSEYKTLYENQLSEPFNYIVKPFIESDLHFAIEMALYKHQSKKILYEEKQRLAAIINSMSSAVIVTYANGCIQMMNPTAEIITGWKQSEAFGKDLVEVVKLVDKDVGEKIGNLATDVIKTGEILDLPENCILITKDDKEIAIGDKIAPIHDRNGNITGAVLVFQDITKRKQTEAQLIRNAFYDGLTALPNRVLFLDRLRQTIERSKRRSDYYFAVLFLDLDGFKEINDRFGHGIGDDFLVAIARRLESCLRGGDTVARFGGDEFTVLLEDIKDITDATNVAKRIQESLRSPLHLNGYELSTTASIGIAWNFSNYEEPATLLRDADIAMYRAKRQGKATYAIFS; this comes from the coding sequence ATGTTCGCCCGCAAAATCCTAGTTGTTGAGGATGAAAAAATCATAGCCTCAAATATTAGAAAAAGTTTACAAAAATTAGGTTATTCCGTATCAGAAACCACTAAGTCTGGTGAAGAAGCAATAAAAAAGGTAGCAGAAACTCATCCACATTTAGTATTAATTGATATCTGCCTAGCTGGGGAAATTGACGGTGTGAACGTAGCAGACATCATCCAGAATCACTTCCATGTACCTGTAGTATATTTAACAGAGTGTTCGGAATATAAAACATTATATGAAAACCAACTAAGTGAGCCTTTTAATTACATAGTCAAACCATTTATTGAAAGTGATTTACATTTTGCGATTGAAATGGCTCTATACAAACATCAGAGCAAAAAGATATTATACGAAGAAAAACAAAGGCTGGCAGCAATTATTAATAGTATGAGCAGTGCAGTGATTGTGACTTATGCTAATGGTTGTATTCAAATGATGAATCCCACAGCAGAAATAATCACGGGCTGGAAGCAAAGTGAAGCGTTCGGTAAAGATTTAGTAGAAGTAGTTAAGTTAGTTGATAAAGATGTAGGAGAAAAAATTGGAAATTTAGCCACAGATGTAATCAAAACAGGTGAAATTTTGGATTTACCAGAAAACTGTATACTAATTACCAAAGATGACAAAGAGATAGCGATTGGGGATAAAATTGCACCCATCCACGATCGCAATGGTAATATTACTGGTGCAGTTTTAGTGTTTCAAGATATCACCAAACGCAAGCAAACAGAGGCGCAACTGATCCGTAATGCGTTTTATGATGGGCTGACAGCATTACCAAATCGTGTTTTATTTCTAGACAGGCTCAGACAAACAATTGAGCGCAGCAAACGCAGAAGCGATTATTATTTTGCAGTTTTATTTTTGGATTTAGATGGCTTCAAAGAGATTAACGATCGCTTTGGGCATGGAATAGGAGATGATTTTTTAGTAGCGATCGCTAGACGTTTAGAGTCGTGCTTACGTGGTGGTGATACTGTAGCGCGATTTGGTGGTGATGAGTTTACAGTTCTTTTAGAGGATATTAAAGACATTACCGACGCTACCAATGTTGCCAAACGGATTCAAGAATCGTTGCGATCGCCACTGCATCTGAATGGATATGAATTATCTACTACAGCTAGTATTGGTATTGCTTGGAATTTTAGTAATTATGAGGAGCCTGCAACTCTGCTACGGGATGCTGATATTGCGATGTACCGAGCTAAACGGCAAGGAAAAGCCACTTATGCCATATTTAGTTAA
- a CDS encoding sugar O-acetyltransferase — MEKTEKQKMLAGELYLAEDPELAAENKRASRLLRRYNSTTEEQQDQRQQILQELFGNIGDKVSIVPPFHCDYGGNIFVGDKFYMNYGCVILDCNPVHIGENVLCAPYVQIYTAYHPTEPEIRLSGRELAAPINIGNNVWIGGSAIICPGVTIGDNTTIGAGSVVVKDIPENVVAAGNPCRVIRYLS, encoded by the coding sequence ATGGAAAAAACCGAAAAACAGAAAATGCTCGCAGGCGAATTATATCTGGCGGAAGATCCAGAATTGGCTGCCGAAAATAAACGAGCTAGTCGTCTGTTGCGAAGGTACAATTCTACAACTGAAGAACAGCAAGATCAACGGCAGCAAATTTTGCAAGAGTTATTTGGAAACATAGGTGACAAAGTATCAATTGTGCCACCATTTCACTGTGATTATGGTGGTAATATTTTCGTCGGCGACAAATTTTATATGAACTATGGCTGTGTAATTTTAGACTGCAATCCAGTTCACATTGGTGAAAATGTCCTGTGCGCTCCTTATGTACAAATTTATACTGCTTATCATCCTACAGAGCCAGAAATTCGCCTTTCTGGTAGAGAATTAGCTGCCCCAATTAACATTGGTAATAATGTCTGGATTGGTGGCAGTGCAATTATTTGTCCAGGTGTCACGATTGGTGATAACACAACCATTGGTGCTGGCAGTGTGGTTGTCAAAGATATACCTGAGAATGTTGTCGCTGCGGGTAATCCCTGCCGCGTCATTCGATATTTATCCTAG
- a CDS encoding calcium-binding protein → MPNVEADENREHRIKTEIIVDAEDKEDRAMGWYYYLEEALNFPFMAKWTKKGRKSGSSEEKEVEVLGMAPDDECLKDMLVEVAYINGKDEDVYSAKLSEIAAIDADSETQEAIADWLYWIARGYKF, encoded by the coding sequence ATGCCTAATGTTGAAGCCGACGAAAACCGAGAGCATCGCATTAAAACAGAGATCATTGTAGATGCTGAAGACAAAGAAGACCGAGCTATGGGTTGGTACTACTACCTCGAAGAGGCTCTAAATTTTCCCTTTATGGCTAAATGGACTAAGAAGGGACGCAAATCAGGCTCTAGCGAGGAGAAAGAAGTGGAGGTGCTGGGAATGGCCCCAGATGATGAGTGTTTAAAAGATATGCTTGTCGAAGTGGCTTACATTAATGGTAAGGATGAAGATGTATATTCTGCAAAGTTATCTGAAATAGCAGCCATTGATGCTGACAGCGAAACTCAAGAAGCGATCGCAGACTGGCTCTATTGGATTGCCAGAGGATACAAGTTTTAA
- a CDS encoding ISAzo13-like element ISNpu10 family transposase (programmed frameshift), with protein MSDKQVVESIQDKYDSLSPYLNEKTRRIWAAIEARSLGWGGVSQVALATGLSRTTIHAGIRLLLDASGEKTSNDDSNRIRSSGAGRKLLEEKDAMLLSDLESLIEPVTLGDPESPLKWTSKSVVKLAAALNIGGHRTSPKSVYNLLESLGYSLQSNRKTRDGSSHPDRDDQFLHISNQVLHFQSQNEPVISVDNKKKELIGDFKNSGTEWCEKEQPIEVKMHDFVDPKLGKAIPYGIYDLTSNQGWVNVGIDHDTAEFAVESIRHWWYSMGKQVYPSSEHIMITADCGGSNSYRSRLWKLKLQELATDTGKTIHVCHFPPGTSKWNKIEHRLFCHITQNWRGRPLTSLQVVINLIRNTTTTQGLEVEARLDPNLYKTGIKVTDQELDTIAIERNSFHGEWNYIIKPKVVS; from the exons ATGTCTGATAAGCAGGTAGTAGAAAGCATTCAAGACAAGTACGATTCGTTATCGCCTTATTTGAATGAGAAAACACGGCGTATTTGGGCAGCAATTGAAGCCCGAAGCCTGGGCTGGGGAGGCGTGAGTCAGGTTGCGCTCGCAACTGGACTATCCCGGACTACAATCCATGCTGGGATACGGTTATTGTTAGACGCTTCGGGGGAAAAAACCTCGAATGATGATAGTAATCGAATTCGTTCGTCAGGTGCTGGACGTAAACTACTTGAAGAAAAAGACGCAATGCTGCTATCAGATTTAGAATCGCTGATTGAACCAGTGACACTGGGAGACCCAGAATCTCCTCTAAAATGGACTTCTAAAAGTGTTGTGAAACTGGCTGCGGCATTAAACATTGGGGGACATAGGACTAGTCCTAAAAGTGTTTATAACTTACTTGAATCGCTTGGCTACAGCTTACAATCAAATCGTAAAACCCGTGATGGCTCATCTCATCCAGATAGAGATGATCAGTTTTTACATATTTCCAACCAAGTCTTGCACTTTCAATCCCAGAACGAACCCGTAATTTCAGTTGATA ACAAAAAAAAAGAATTAATTGGAGATTTTAAAAATTCTGGAACCGAGTGGTGTGAAAAGGAACAGCCAATTGAGGTGAAAATGCATGATTTTGTTGACCCCAAGTTGGGCAAGGCAATTCCCTACGGAATTTATGACTTAACCTCAAATCAAGGATGGGTAAATGTTGGCATTGACCACGATACCGCAGAGTTTGCAGTCGAGTCTATTCGTCATTGGTGGTACTCAATGGGTAAACAAGTTTATCCCAGCAGTGAGCATATAATGATTACGGCTGATTGCGGTGGTAGCAATAGTTATCGCTCACGATTGTGGAAATTGAAGTTACAAGAATTAGCAACTGATACTGGTAAAACTATTCATGTGTGTCATTTTCCTCCAGGCACAAGTAAATGGAATAAGATTGAGCATCGCTTGTTTTGTCACATTACCCAAAACTGGCGAGGCAGACCATTAACTAGCTTGCAAGTTGTGATTAATCTAATTCGCAATACTACCACCACACAAGGATTAGAAGTTGAAGCTAGATTAGATCCAAATCTCTACAAAACGGGAATCAAGGTTACAGACCAAGAGCTTGATACTATCGCAATCGAACGAAATTCTTTTCATGGTGAGTGGAACTATATTATCAAACCCAAAGTAGTCAGTTAA
- a CDS encoding DUF1517 domain-containing protein, which produces MRKKLQQISKPLLKTFLALGLVLTLVLSHADGALAARSGGRIGGGSFRAPSSRTYTPRTYAPPGGGGYYPGGGFGGGFGFPFLLPFWGIGGGFGGLFSILIFFAIANFLLQTFRRVSGGETPEADYSSNSPVSVTRLQVGLLAQARELQNELNHIAETADTNTPEGRAEILQEASLALLRHPEYFVYAGGGTQQASLNSAESQFNRLSLAERSKFSEETLSNVNNQLKAALAKEALPPAGELDNPTRLFTEGPGEYIIVTFLAATLGKFDIPTAINSADDLRQALRQIGSIPSEKLLAIEVLWTPQAENDTLTSDDVLANYPDLRLV; this is translated from the coding sequence ATGCGTAAAAAACTACAACAAATCAGCAAACCACTGTTAAAAACCTTCTTAGCGCTAGGACTGGTGTTAACTTTGGTTCTTAGCCACGCCGATGGAGCATTAGCGGCCCGCAGTGGGGGTCGAATCGGTGGTGGCTCTTTTAGAGCGCCTTCCAGCCGCACCTATACACCGCGCACTTATGCACCTCCCGGTGGAGGCGGATATTATCCTGGTGGTGGTTTTGGTGGTGGTTTTGGCTTTCCCTTCCTACTTCCTTTCTGGGGTATTGGGGGAGGATTTGGTGGTCTATTTAGCATCTTAATTTTCTTTGCGATCGCTAATTTCTTATTGCAAACTTTCCGCCGTGTCTCTGGCGGTGAAACACCAGAAGCAGATTACAGCAGTAACTCTCCTGTTTCTGTAACTCGTTTGCAAGTAGGTTTGTTAGCTCAAGCCCGTGAATTGCAAAATGAACTCAACCATATTGCTGAAACTGCTGATACTAACACCCCAGAGGGAAGAGCAGAAATTCTGCAAGAAGCCAGCTTAGCTTTACTCCGCCATCCCGAATACTTTGTATATGCAGGTGGTGGCACTCAACAAGCCAGTTTAAATTCAGCCGAAAGTCAGTTTAATCGGCTGTCGCTGGCAGAACGCAGCAAGTTTAGCGAAGAAACTCTTTCTAACGTCAACAATCAGCTAAAAGCAGCCCTTGCCAAAGAAGCTTTACCCCCGGCTGGTGAACTAGACAACCCCACCCGCCTATTTACTGAAGGCCCTGGAGAATACATTATCGTCACCTTCCTGGCGGCAACACTAGGCAAGTTTGATATCCCCACAGCGATTAACAGTGCTGATGATTTGCGTCAAGCTTTGCGCCAAATTGGTAGTATCCCTAGCGAAAAACTTCTGGCAATTGAAGTACTTTGGACTCCGCAAGCTGAAAATGATACGCTGACATCTGATGATGTATTGGCAAATTATCCTGATTTGAGACTTGTTTAA
- a CDS encoding glycosyltransferase family 4 protein, which produces MEHISQLTAEIRDKAAYPDILVISRIFLPKEAVIGEYMYNRCLQDPERVIVLAASCSGDKVFDEGQQFPVYRWFYPRYWRSGFVGNILKPFVNIVCSFVLAIKLYFRYHYRYIEWGHGYDFPSLLLLSYLLPIRFFIYLHGNDFLCTLHNPVLRSLFKLTLKRAEGIVCNSSYTQDYLRTALRLDTPTYVINPVIRPEKFGNNVGSPSSLDDLRVRVRQAYNIPDSAIVILSIGRLVKHKAFDQVIDNIPLLLTFGVDVHYIICGEGPSESELKSLVHRLRVDKCVHFAGYVAERELAGYYAACDIFAMLTLLDSKPNNMEGFGMVYLEASYFGKPIIAPRLGGVLDTVQHEENGILVNPNSGYEVFQAFNRLCKDQQLREQLGRKGKELAKRRTLHRSLYKSEGKNPIL; this is translated from the coding sequence ATGGAACATATTTCTCAACTAACAGCCGAAATCAGAGACAAAGCTGCATACCCAGATATCCTAGTCATATCCCGGATATTCTTGCCGAAAGAAGCTGTAATTGGAGAATATATGTACAATCGTTGTCTCCAAGATCCAGAACGAGTTATTGTGCTGGCGGCTAGTTGCTCAGGAGATAAAGTATTTGATGAAGGTCAACAATTTCCAGTATATCGCTGGTTTTATCCTAGATACTGGCGTAGTGGCTTTGTGGGAAATATCCTGAAGCCTTTTGTCAATATTGTTTGCTCATTTGTGCTAGCAATCAAACTCTATTTTCGCTATCACTACCGTTATATAGAGTGGGGCCACGGCTATGATTTTCCTTCACTGTTGCTATTGAGTTATTTATTACCTATTCGCTTTTTTATCTATCTGCACGGTAATGATTTTCTTTGTACATTACACAATCCCGTACTGCGATCGCTATTTAAATTAACACTTAAACGAGCCGAAGGTATTGTCTGTAACAGTTCTTATACACAAGATTACCTCAGAACTGCTTTACGATTAGATACTCCTACTTACGTTATTAACCCAGTAATTAGACCAGAAAAATTTGGTAACAATGTCGGGAGTCCTAGTAGCCTTGATGATTTGCGTGTTCGCGTGCGTCAGGCATACAACATTCCCGATTCAGCAATAGTTATTCTCTCCATAGGAAGGCTAGTAAAACATAAAGCTTTCGACCAAGTGATTGATAATATCCCACTGTTGCTAACTTTTGGGGTCGATGTCCACTATATAATCTGCGGTGAAGGTCCAAGTGAATCGGAACTGAAATCTCTGGTGCATCGTTTGCGGGTAGATAAGTGCGTCCACTTTGCTGGATATGTGGCAGAGCGTGAATTAGCAGGTTATTATGCAGCTTGCGACATATTTGCCATGCTGACCTTATTAGATAGTAAACCTAATAATATGGAAGGTTTTGGTATGGTTTATTTAGAAGCAAGTTACTTCGGTAAGCCGATCATTGCCCCTCGCTTAGGTGGTGTTCTAGACACAGTTCAGCATGAAGAAAATGGGATACTGGTTAATCCTAATTCTGGTTATGAAGTTTTTCAAGCTTTCAATCGGTTGTGCAAAGACCAACAGCTACGTGAGCAACTTGGCCGCAAAGGTAAAGAATTAGCCAAGCGTAGAACTCTTCATCGATCGCTTTACAAATCAGAGGGGAAAAACCCGATTTTGTGA
- a CDS encoding penicillin-binding transpeptidase domain-containing protein, with the protein MALETGVVPDDVAVLTWDGIHRDIDAWNHDTNLRQAFKDSTVWFYQVLARKAGYERMQQFIHKVGYGNRQIGTAADIDLFWLQQPLQITPQEQIKFLQRLYQGDLPFSQRTINLVKDIMVREQTPDYTLRGKTGWLTSTKPNVGWFVGYLEQNKNVYFFATTLDMYKPEDAPVRIEITRRSLKDLGLLAHIN; encoded by the coding sequence GTGGCATTAGAAACAGGTGTAGTTCCTGATGATGTGGCGGTTCTCACTTGGGATGGAATTCATCGAGATATCGATGCCTGGAATCACGATACGAATTTGCGTCAAGCCTTTAAAGATTCAACAGTTTGGTTCTATCAAGTACTAGCGCGGAAGGCTGGATATGAACGGATGCAGCAATTTATTCACAAAGTAGGTTACGGGAATCGTCAGATTGGCACCGCCGCAGACATCGATCTTTTTTGGTTACAACAGCCTTTGCAAATTACACCCCAAGAGCAAATCAAGTTTTTGCAACGGTTGTATCAAGGCGATTTGCCTTTCTCGCAACGGACAATAAATCTTGTCAAAGACATTATGGTACGCGAACAAACTCCAGACTACACACTGCGGGGAAAGACGGGATGGTTAACGAGTACCAAACCAAACGTTGGTTGGTTTGTGGGTTATTTAGAACAAAACAAAAACGTCTACTTTTTTGCAACAACCCTTGATATGTATAAACCAGAGGATGCACCCGTCCGCATCGAGATTACACGACGCAGCCTTAAGGATTTGGGTTTGCTAGCTCACATCAACTAA
- the thiS gene encoding sulfur carrier protein ThiS, whose protein sequence is MSNEITIQVNGETHSCSFQTSLPNLLQELGFNPRLVAVEYNGEILHRQFWPQTKLQPGDRLEVVTIVGGG, encoded by the coding sequence ATGTCTAATGAGATTACGATTCAGGTAAATGGGGAAACCCATAGCTGCTCATTTCAAACTTCTTTACCCAATTTACTCCAAGAGTTGGGTTTCAATCCCCGCTTGGTAGCTGTAGAATATAACGGCGAAATTTTACATCGTCAGTTTTGGCCACAAACAAAATTGCAGCCAGGCGATCGCTTAGAAGTGGTAACTATTGTTGGTGGTGGTTAG
- a CDS encoding thiamine phosphate synthase has translation MVTKKYDNSHFDESTNGVVVMVEPYSQKEQVQQVVYRILDANLDRAREGLRIIEEWCRFGLNNAQLALECKRLRQELAKWHTPELRAARDTPGDPGTELTHPQEEERASIKSVLQANFCRVEEALRVLEEYSKLYQPNIAKACKQMRYQVYTLESNLMGHQRHQLLWRSRLYLVTSPSENLLNNVEAALKGGLTLLQYRDKTADDSLRLEQARKLRQLCHIYGALFIVNDRVDLALAVDADGVHLGQQDMPIAIARQLLGSQRLIGLSTTNKEEMQAAIAEGVDYIGVGPVYETPTKVGKAATGLEYVSYAAKNCSIPWFAIGGIDANNINDAIDAGAKRVAVVRSLMQAEQPTLVTQYLLSQLNRIKPEL, from the coding sequence ATGGTTACTAAGAAATATGATAATTCACATTTTGATGAAAGCACTAACGGGGTTGTTGTAATGGTCGAGCCATACAGCCAAAAAGAGCAAGTACAGCAAGTCGTCTATCGCATTTTAGATGCCAATTTAGACCGCGCTCGTGAAGGCTTGCGAATTATTGAAGAATGGTGTCGCTTTGGCTTGAATAATGCCCAGTTAGCTCTTGAATGCAAGCGTCTGCGACAAGAATTAGCCAAGTGGCATACCCCGGAATTACGAGCGGCGCGAGATACACCAGGCGATCCTGGAACTGAGTTAACTCATCCTCAAGAAGAAGAACGAGCTAGTATAAAATCAGTATTGCAAGCTAACTTTTGCCGTGTCGAAGAAGCATTACGGGTGTTGGAAGAATACAGCAAGCTTTATCAGCCAAATATAGCTAAAGCTTGTAAGCAGATGCGCTATCAGGTTTATACCCTAGAAAGTAATTTAATGGGTCATCAGCGCCATCAATTGTTGTGGCGATCGCGTTTGTATCTTGTTACTTCCCCTAGTGAAAATTTGTTGAATAACGTCGAAGCTGCACTTAAAGGGGGATTAACGCTTTTACAATACCGTGACAAAACCGCCGATGATTCTTTGCGTTTGGAACAAGCCAGAAAACTCCGGCAGTTATGCCATATCTACGGTGCTTTGTTCATTGTTAACGATCGCGTGGATCTAGCTTTAGCTGTCGATGCAGATGGGGTACATCTGGGACAACAAGATATGCCTATTGCTATTGCTCGGCAATTACTCGGTTCACAGCGTCTGATAGGTCTTTCCACCACAAATAAAGAAGAGATGCAAGCAGCAATTGCTGAAGGTGTAGATTACATTGGCGTGGGGCCAGTTTATGAAACTCCCACGAAAGTAGGTAAGGCAGCAACAGGTTTAGAATATGTCAGCTATGCTGCGAAAAATTGCTCAATTCCCTGGTTTGCCATTGGCGGAATCGATGCCAATAATATCAATGATGCGATCGATGCTGGAGCCAAACGTGTAGCAGTGGTGCGATCGCTCATGCAAGCTGAACAGCCTACCCTGGTAACACAATATTTGCTCTCCCAACTCAATCGCATTAAGCCAGAACTTTAA
- a CDS encoding DUF1565 domain-containing protein, whose protein sequence is MIHYHVFPKYRRVDIMLAKLKFLESARLLFFSLSVLSFTVGMGATSLTFLSSALAELAGGIAQMPSTPNSAPLGETKNSQANVLFVNSNGGNDSAGNGSESAPVKTITHALQLANPNTVIMLSTGTYSAETGEEFPLMLKPGISIQGNPSNQGKDIIIQGGGDYLSRSFGGQNVTIVGANQALLTGVTVTNPNRRGYGLWIESSDPVIAENTFTGSTQDGISVSGNAAPTISKNYFDRNGANGITIAGNSSPQVKENVFHQTGFGINIAQNAAPIVIGNQIQNNRSGIVVQAKAHPILRNNIIQDNKEDGLVAIAQAMPDLGSASEPGGNQFQNNARYDINASAAKQMISAGGNNLVSDRITGKVDINGTIALAAQNSQSTPNNVLREVPPTGEITFSAPEISETTNRQNSNSISANNPISTQLNSQLLPLVPAKVPLSTLVSNQQQPTSKVAGFPTPSSLSARQIPTNTQIATSSPAQPPNTPQLNYVRIDPNMIEFTAPEYPSNSVASTRNQTQQPLPILEATAPNASALLPLPDRNIPIGNTRNMQTSSASIPYGGKSATQFGIRYRVVVPLLTDRDQDLVRSLAPGAFPTVWEGQRVMQAGVFSSEYNAKEMLKTLSSNGLRAIMEPLN, encoded by the coding sequence ATGATTCACTACCATGTGTTTCCTAAGTACCGTAGAGTAGATATTATGCTTGCAAAGCTGAAGTTTCTGGAATCAGCAAGGCTTTTATTTTTTAGCTTATCAGTATTATCTTTTACCGTAGGGATGGGAGCGACAAGTCTGACGTTCCTGAGTAGTGCGTTAGCGGAGCTCGCCGGAGGCATCGCTCAGATGCCATCGACACCAAATTCAGCACCTCTAGGTGAGACAAAAAATTCTCAGGCTAACGTGCTGTTTGTCAACTCAAATGGTGGAAATGACAGCGCAGGTAATGGCAGCGAATCCGCTCCGGTGAAAACGATTACCCATGCGTTGCAATTAGCTAACCCCAATACTGTAATTATGCTCTCCACGGGCACTTATAGCGCCGAGACAGGAGAGGAATTTCCCTTAATGCTGAAACCGGGTATTTCAATTCAAGGCAACCCTAGCAATCAAGGTAAGGATATTATCATTCAGGGAGGCGGTGATTACCTGAGTCGGAGCTTTGGCGGTCAAAACGTCACAATTGTGGGGGCAAACCAAGCTTTGCTCACTGGGGTGACGGTGACGAACCCCAATCGCCGGGGTTACGGTTTATGGATTGAATCTAGCGATCCGGTAATCGCGGAAAATACATTTACCGGCAGTACCCAAGATGGGATTTCTGTCAGTGGTAATGCTGCACCTACCATTAGCAAGAATTACTTCGATCGCAATGGAGCCAATGGCATCACAATTGCCGGGAATTCCAGTCCCCAAGTGAAAGAAAATGTCTTTCACCAAACGGGTTTTGGCATTAATATTGCCCAAAATGCCGCTCCGATAGTTATAGGTAATCAAATTCAGAACAATAGATCGGGAATTGTGGTGCAAGCAAAGGCCCACCCGATTTTACGGAATAATATTATTCAAGATAATAAAGAAGATGGTTTAGTTGCGATCGCTCAAGCAATGCCGGATTTGGGTAGTGCATCGGAACCTGGGGGTAATCAATTTCAAAATAATGCTCGCTACGACATTAACGCCAGTGCTGCTAAACAGATGATTTCTGCTGGCGGTAATAATCTTGTGAGCGATCGCATCACTGGCAAGGTAGATATTAACGGGACAATAGCACTAGCAGCACAAAATTCTCAATCGACTCCCAATAATGTGTTACGAGAAGTACCACCAACTGGGGAAATCACCTTCTCGGCTCCCGAAATCTCTGAAACTACTAATAGGCAAAACAGCAACAGTATTTCAGCAAATAATCCTATTTCTACACAATTAAACAGTCAACTGCTGCCATTAGTGCCAGCTAAGGTTCCACTTTCCACGCTTGTATCCAATCAACAGCAACCCACATCTAAAGTTGCTGGATTTCCAACACCTAGCAGCTTGTCGGCGAGACAAATACCAACTAACACTCAAATTGCAACTTCCAGTCCAGCACAGCCGCCTAATACACCACAGTTGAATTATGTGCGGATTGATCCTAATATGATTGAATTTACTGCCCCTGAGTACCCATCCAATTCAGTTGCCAGCACAAGGAATCAAACACAGCAGCCATTACCAATACTAGAAGCTACTGCCCCAAATGCGTCAGCACTTTTACCACTTCCCGACCGTAATATCCCTATTGGTAATACTCGTAATATGCAAACAAGTTCTGCAAGTATTCCTTATGGCGGTAAATCTGCGACACAGTTCGGTATCCGTTATCGTGTCGTAGTTCCACTCCTCACTGATAGGGATCAAGACTTAGTGCGATCGCTTGCTCCTGGTGCCTTTCCCACAGTTTGGGAAGGTCAAAGAGTTATGCAAGCAGGAGTATTTAGCAGTGAATATAACGCTAAAGAAATGCTCAAAACGCTCTCTAGCAATGGTTTAAGAGCCATTATGGAGCCCTTGAATTAA